From Chlamydia avium 10DC88:
GAAGCAGCAATAAACAATTGTGAGAAGTGCTGTGTTCTTAACCTTTTTGCTTATACGGGATCTACATCGATTTTTGCTTCTAAATGCGGGGCCACTGTTTATCATGTCGATTCTTCAAAGTCAGCAATCAAATGGGCTCAAAAGAATGTGGAAAATAACTCTCTTCCAGAAAAAAGAATTTTTTGGGTTATAGAGGATGTCTTTGCTTTTTTAAAAAGAGAGATACGTAGAAAGAAAAAGTATGATATGATTTTGTTGGATCCTCCGAGCTATGGCAGGGGGACTCGAGGAGAAACTTTTAAGATAGATCGTGATCTCTTCGATTTACTAGTTTTGTGTTCGCATTTACTTTCATCCCGGTGTTCATACGTTTTGCTTACTTCGCATACTCCTGGGCATACTCCAGCATTATTATATAATTTGGTTAAACGGGCCTTACCTTTAGATAGCACACGGTGGAAGGTAGGGGAGAGTTTTTGTGGTTCAGGAGATCAAGTGTTGCCTTCAGGAGTATTTGCTCAATGGAGTTTATAGGGAAAAATAACCCTAAGATTAAGGAAGCTCTCGCATTAAGAAGGAATCATTCAAGAAAAGGAGATTGGTTTCTTTTAGAGGGGTTTCGGGAAATTCAAAAAGCATTAGACGCAGGATACGAGTGCTTACGTATTTTCTGTAGTGAAACTATTTTAGGAAAAGAACAACAGTTTTTCAATCAACTACGGGAATCTAAATTAGAGACGTTTTCTTGTGACGAGGCTACTTTAGCAAAGTTATCTTATAAAGAGCATGGCGATCATTTTGTCGCTGTAATGAAAAAGCGGTGGTGGTCTAAAGAGAAGTTCTTAAATGCAAAGAAGAACTCTATTCCATTTTATATAATTGTTGAACAGGTAGAAAAACCTGGGAACTTGGGATCTATTTTAAGGATCGCAGACGGAGCGGGTGTTGATGGAGTCATTTTATGTGATCCTGTCGTAGATCTCTATAACCCCAATAGTATTCGTTCTTCTTTAGGTACTGTCTTTTCTCTTCCTATTTGGTCCGCTCCTCTAGAGGAAATATTGCAAACTATTTCTAAAGAGCGATGGAAAATATTCGTTACTTCTCCGCAAGCACCTACTCTTTATTTTTACGAAAATTATCAACAACCCCTCGCCTTTGTGTTTGGTTCAGAAAAAGATGGGGTATCCCTGCCATGGTTGAACGGAGATTTTACTCAAATTACTCTTCCTATGCTAGGACAAGCAGATTCTTTGAATTTATCTACTGCTGTTTCTGCCGTTGTTTATGAAGCTGTTCGGCAGCGTCGGGGATCCATTCTTTAAGATATTTTTAGTTATCGAATCATATAAATTTATTGTACACGTATTATTTGATTATTTGCTGTTTATGCAAAGGGTTAATTAGAAAATTATATAGTTATATAAAAAATTTTAATTTCTATGTGTAAACTTGATTTTTAATGTTTTTTATGAGATGCTCTCTTTTCTTAAAGATACGGCGAATGATTGTGTCTTTCAAAATAACGTGATTTTGTTGTCCGATTGATCCGTGAGAGTACCCTATAGCGAAGTTCGATGAAAAGACGTTTCCCATCGCCATTTTTTATTTTGTTTCGTCGTTTAACTGCGGCAATAAGTTTCGGGAGGGTC
This genomic window contains:
- a CDS encoding class I SAM-dependent methyltransferase, whose amino-acid sequence is MDYTLLDSGEGKKLERFGSVTLIRPSCVAIWPKSSPDLWKDACAEYRRRGEDGQWYSLHTSVPKEWRISLRGIDCTLKPTSFGHLGIFPEHSNFWSGLEAAINNCEKCCVLNLFAYTGSTSIFASKCGATVYHVDSSKSAIKWAQKNVENNSLPEKRIFWVIEDVFAFLKREIRRKKKYDMILLDPPSYGRGTRGETFKIDRDLFDLLVLCSHLLSSRCSYVLLTSHTPGHTPALLYNLVKRALPLDSTRWKVGESFCGSGDQVLPSGVFAQWSL
- a CDS encoding RNA methyltransferase — its product is MEFIGKNNPKIKEALALRRNHSRKGDWFLLEGFREIQKALDAGYECLRIFCSETILGKEQQFFNQLRESKLETFSCDEATLAKLSYKEHGDHFVAVMKKRWWSKEKFLNAKKNSIPFYIIVEQVEKPGNLGSILRIADGAGVDGVILCDPVVDLYNPNSIRSSLGTVFSLPIWSAPLEEILQTISKERWKIFVTSPQAPTLYFYENYQQPLAFVFGSEKDGVSLPWLNGDFTQITLPMLGQADSLNLSTAVSAVVYEAVRQRRGSIL